In Oryza glaberrima chromosome 8, OglaRS2, whole genome shotgun sequence, the following are encoded in one genomic region:
- the LOC127781329 gene encoding B3 domain-containing protein Os08g0324300 — protein MGTSCERCRRRDEQDYRNLDDSQKHFLLTMMGDFQHEMIIPKEFVQRLKGDIPGEIQLETRNRNSHTVRVDKTQEKVIFTEGWAQFVKTFDLQMGDSMMFRFNGNSQFDVIIVDQIGREKACSAVVDDSQNPNVQERRVDATETLNSSRAHSQPMPMQSTTETVNHSHARPCPMHTAVDCMPLSHAHPQPMPMQFPTETVNHCHAPTGPMEMPLENVALSHAHARPLQMQSQPTDRLTQVQRGYSLSSKDQDCIVGVIPDPIIGQKTILSRVQVNVVKRKIQNIGSQIPIFVSVIGKNNASGRISSLSIANRYVDNYLQDEKTIRLSRLGDKWNIRLSDSSGNRRMVGGCRKFAEDNDVGVGDICLFELLKNHKCTMKVHIIRAKDIC, from the exons ATGGGCACATCGTGCGAAAGATGCAGACGGCGCGATGAGCAGGACTACAGGAATTTGGATGATTCCCAAAAACACTTCTTGCTAACTATGATGGGTGATTTTCAACATGAGATG ATCATTCCAAAAGAATTTGTGCAGCGTTTAAAGGGTGACATCCCTGGAGAAATCCAACTGGAAACACGTAACAGAAACAGTCACACTGTTAGAGTTGACAAGACCCAAGAAAAGGTTATCTTTACAGAGGGATGGGCACAATTCGTCAAAACCTTTGATCTGCAGATGGGTGACTCCATGATGTTCAGATTCAATGGAAATTCTCAGTTTGATGTCATTATAGTTGATCAAATTGGCCGCGAGAAAGCATGTTCTGCTGTTGTGGATGATTCTCAGAATCCTAATGTGCAAGAAAGGCGCGTAGATGCTACTGAAACATTGAACAGTTCGCGCGCTCATTCTCAGCCCATGCCAATGCAGTCAACTACTGAAACTGTGAACCATTCACATGCTCGTCCTTGTCCCATGCATACTGCTGTTGATTGCATGCCCCTTTCTCATGCTCATCCTCAACCCATGCCGATGCAATTCCCTACCGAAACTGTGAACCATTGTCATGCTCCTACTGGTCCCATGGAAATGCCACTTGAAAACGTTGCCCTTTCTCATGCTCATGCTAGGCCCTTGCAAATGCAGTCACAACCAACGGATAGATTGACACAGGTGCAAAGAG GATATTCTTTGTCCTCTAAAGATCAGGATTGCATAGTAGGTGTTATACCTGATCCCATCATCGGGCAAAAGACCATACTAAGTCGAGTTCAGGTGAATGTGGTGAAGCGCAAGATCCAAAATATTGGTTCTCAAATTCCAATCTTTGTATCTGTCATTGGAAAGAACAACGCCTCTGGAAGAATATCCTCTCTA AGTATCGCCAACCGATATGTTGATAATTACCTTCAAGACGAGAAAACTATCCGTCTTTCGCGTCTTGGGGACAAGTGGAACATCAGGCTTTCTGATTCGAGTGGTAACAGAAGGATGGTTGGTGGATGCCGAAAGTTTGCGGAAGACAATGATGTTGGAGTGGGTGATATCTGCCTGTTCGAGCTGTTGAAGAATCATAAATGCACAATGAAAGTTCATATCATCAGGGCAAAGGATATCTGTTAA
- the LOC127781330 gene encoding NDR1/HIN1-like protein 6: MAYDGGSGPSKPPPPPRYVMLTEEYGSSSLATVPPGARRNMPRHRITDGGGLRGCLCWCCCFLLLLVAAVAATSAYLLYACRPKAPSYSVSDMSVARFDVSSSDLTVYAKLVASVRAENPNDMVGIGYGAGSRAAVSYRGTTLCSGRLPAFYQGHRNTTVVRVAMEGRHGFGPGLQGALEESEEAGNVPLDVYVSAPVTLRLGDVDLREVTVKVHCALVVDCLSPKKKPAIKSAEYRVNVEF; the protein is encoded by the coding sequence atggcGTACGACGGGGGCTCGGGGCCGTCCaagcctccgccaccgccgcggtaCGTGATGCTCACGGAGGAGTACGGCTCCAGCTCGCTGGCCACGGTCCCGCCTGGCGCCCGCCGCAACATGCCCCGGCACCGCAtcacggacggcggcggcctgcgcggCTGcctctgctggtgctgctgcttcctcctcctcctcgtcgcggcggtggcggcgacgtcggcgtaCCTCCTGTACGCGTGCAGGCCCAAGGCCCCGTCCTACTCCGTGTCCGACATGTCCGTGGCGCGGTTCGACGTGAGCTCCTCCGACCTCACCGTGTACGCCAAGCTGGTGGCGTCCGTCCGCGCGGAGAACCCCAACGACATGGTCGGGATCGGCTACGGCGCCGGGTCGCGGGCGGCGGTGTCGTACCGCGGCACGACGCTGTGCTCGGGGCGGCTGCCGGCGTTCTACCAGGGCCACCGGAACACGACGGTGGTGAGGGTGGCCATGGAGGGGCGGCACGGCTTCGGGCCGGGGCTGCAGGGCGCGCTGGAGGAGAGCGAGGAGGCCGGCAACGTGCCGCTCGACGTGTACGTCAGCGCGCCGGTGACGCTCCGGCTGGGCGACGTCGACCTCCGGGAGGTGACGGTCAAAGTGCACTGCGCGCTCGTCGTCGACTGCCTCTCGCCCAAGAAGAAGCCCGCTATCAAGTCCGCCGAATACAGGGTCAACGTAGAGTTTTAA